A single Primulina huaijiensis isolate GDHJ02 unplaced genomic scaffold, ASM1229523v2 scaffold5913, whole genome shotgun sequence DNA region contains:
- the LOC140970403 gene encoding uncharacterized protein isoform X4 produces the protein MCPPRVVVLFGLLASVNLNSLEEDILTLLTGERNGVNFPAVASSDYKMRATVLKAPHGDLLACMEMAKIADLIVFVASPNGFSEESDSNCFIDSFGSQCLSVFRTLGLPSTVVLIRDLPDDLKGKNELKKMCMSELASEFPEDCKFYPADKKDELHKFLSLFKEQRLKVPHWRNQRPYLMAQKVDFVADGCSSEHCTLVLTGYLRACRLSVNQLVHVTGAGDFQLHKIELLKDPCLNVRKVGDFMDSEGINDAQVLRCLTPDPMKQDSLVIENIPDVLAGEQTWPTEAEMAEADKYEEEMRVKKKRLPKGTSEYQAAWIIDDSDDDYPDSDEDGGDGMVVEDGEACSSDQKAENGFELDEDQASLNLRDSDEETDLDSSMMEGENLTKEQIEAQIRKIKEAHAEDEEFPDEVDTPLDVPARKRFSKYRGVKSIRTSSWDPKESLPPEYSRIFAFDNFSRTQKHALAKSLGMEQDTTDSVPVGSYIRVYIKEVSVIVGSTLCKLVKTMPIICSGLLQHESKISVLHFSIRKHDTYTAPIKAKEELLFHVGFRKFISRPIFSADSINANKHKMERFLHAGRFSIASIYAPISFSSLPLIAFKSQGEDAIPTVAAVGSLRGVDPDRIVLKKIILTGYPQRVSKSKATVRYMFHNPEDVRWFKPVEVWTKCGRRGRIKEPVGTHGAMKCILNGVLQQHDPVCMSLFKRTYPKWPQQWFPLQGA, from the exons GTCTTGAAAGCACCCCATGGTGATTTATTAGCATGCATGGAAATGGCCAAG ATTGCTGATTTGATTGTGTTTGTAGCATCCCCAAATGGATTTTCTGAAGAGAGTGACTCCAATTGTTTTATTGATTCATTTGGATCTCAGTGTCTCTCGGTATTCAGAACACTTGGTCTCCCGAGCACCGTGGTGCTAATTCGG GATCTTCCTGATGACTTGAAAGGAAAAAATGAGCTGAAGAAGATGTGCATGTCTGAGCTTGCTTCTGAGTTTCCAGAAGATTGCAAGTTTTATCCCGCAGATAAAAAGGATGAGTTGCATAAG TTCCTTTCACTTTTCAAGGAACAAAGGCTTAAGGTGCCTCATTGGCGAAACCAAAGGCCTTACCTTATGGCTCAAAAG GTTGACTTTGTGGCCGACGGTTGCAGTTCAGAACATTGTACCCTTGTCCTTACGGGCTATCTTCGTGCTTGTCGTCTCTCAGTAAATCAGCTG GTACACGTAACTGGTGCAGGGGATTTTCAGTTGCACAAAATTGAACTTCTCAAGGATCCATGTCTGAATGTACGAAAAGTAGGGGACTTCATGGACTCAGAGGGTATAAATGATGCACAA GTTCTGAGGTGCCTTACCCCTGATCCTATGAAGCAAGATTCTTTGGTCATTGAAAATATCCCAGACGTATTGGCAGGAGAACAG ACGTGGCCAACAGAGGCAGAAATGGCTGAAGCTGACAAGTATGAAGAGGAGATGAGGGTGAAAAAGAAAAGGCTTCCTAAGGGCACGTCTGAGTATCAG gCTGCATGGATTATAGATGATTCTGACGATGATTATCCGGACAGTGATGAAGATGGAGGTGATGGTATGGTGGTGGAAGATGGAGAGGCCTGCTCTTCTGATCAGAAAGCAGAGAATGGCTTTGAGTTAGACGAGGATCAGGCTTCACTGAATTTGAGAGATTCTGATGAAGAAACTGACTTAGATTCTTCAATGATG GAAGGTGAGAATTTAACAAAAGAGCAGATTGAGGCTCAAATTCGAAAAATCAAAGAAGCACATGCTGAAGATGAAG AGTTTCCTGATGAAGTGGATACTCCATTAGATGTCCCAGCTCGAAAAAGATTTTCCAAGTACAGAGGTGTCAAATCTATCAGAACCTCTTCGTGGGACCCCAAA GAATCTCTGCCACCTGAGTATTCCAGAATTTTTGCATTTGATAACTTTTCAAGAACGCAAAAGCATGCACTTGCAAAAAGTCTTGGTATGGAGCAAGACACAACTGACTCTGTACCAGTTGGCTCGTATATAAGAGTTTATATCAAGGAAGTTTCAGTAATTGTTGGATCTACGTTATGCAAATTGGTGAAGACCATGCCAATAATATGTTCTGGTCTTCTGCAGCATGAATCTAAAATCTCTGTGCTCCATTTCAG CATTCGGAAGCACGACACATATACTGCTCCTATTAAAGCAAAAGAAGAACTCCTGTTTCATGTCGGCTTCCGCAAGTTTATATCACG ACCTATTTTTTCCGCGGACAGTATCAATGCTAACAAGCACAAAATGGAGAGGTTTCTTCATGCAGGGCGGTTTTCCATCGCTTCAATTTATGCTCCGATTTCTTTTTCATCTCTTCCCTTGATAGCCTTCAAGAGCCAGGGAGAAGATGCCATTCCAACCGTTGCTGCTGTTGGTTCATTGAGAGGTGTAGACCCTGACAGGATTGTTctgaagaaaattattttaactgg TTATCCACAACGAGTATCGAAATCAAAAGCAACCGTGAGATATATGTTTCATAACCCTGAGGATGTGAGATGGTTCAAG CCTGTTGAAGTTTGGACAAAATGTGGTCGTCGCGGGCGCATCAAGGAACCTGTAGGCACACATG GTGCGATGAAATGCATATTAAATGGGGTTCTTCAACAGCACGACCCCGTGTGCATGAGCTTGTTTAAGAGAACGTATCCAAAATGGCCCCAACAATGGTTCCCGTTACAAGGTGCTTGA
- the LOC140970403 gene encoding uncharacterized protein isoform X5: MCPPRVVVLKAPHGDLLACMEMAKIADLIVFVASPNGFSEESDSNCFIDSFGSQCLSVFRTLGLPSTVVLIRDLPDDLKGKNELKKMCMSELASEFPEDCKFYPADKKDELHKFLSLFKEQRLKVPHWRNQRPYLMAQKVDFVADGCSSEHCTLVLTGYLRACRLSVNQLVHVTGAGDFQLHKIELLKDPCLNVRKVGDFMDSEGINDAQVLRCLTPDPMKQDSLVIENIPDVLAGEQTWPTEAEMAEADKYEEEMRVKKKRLPKGTSEYQAAWIIDDSDDDYPDSDEDGGDGMVVEDGEACSSDQKAENGFELDEDQASLNLRDSDEETDLDSSMMEGENLTKEQIEAQIRKIKEAHAEDEEFPDEVDTPLDVPARKRFSKYRGVKSIRTSSWDPKESLPPEYSRIFAFDNFSRTQKHALAKSLGMEQDTTDSVPVGSYIRVYIKEVSVIVGSTLCKLVKTMPIICSGLLQHESKISVLHFSIRKHDTYTAPIKAKEELLFHVGFRKFISRPIFSADSINANKHKMERFLHAGRFSIASIYAPISFSSLPLIAFKSQGEDAIPTVAAVGSLRGVDPDRIVLKKIILTGYPQRVSKSKATVRYMFHNPEDVRWFKPVEVWTKCGRRGRIKEPVGTHGAMKCILNGVLQQHDPVCMSLFKRTYPKWPQQWFPLQGA; this comes from the exons GTCTTGAAAGCACCCCATGGTGATTTATTAGCATGCATGGAAATGGCCAAG ATTGCTGATTTGATTGTGTTTGTAGCATCCCCAAATGGATTTTCTGAAGAGAGTGACTCCAATTGTTTTATTGATTCATTTGGATCTCAGTGTCTCTCGGTATTCAGAACACTTGGTCTCCCGAGCACCGTGGTGCTAATTCGG GATCTTCCTGATGACTTGAAAGGAAAAAATGAGCTGAAGAAGATGTGCATGTCTGAGCTTGCTTCTGAGTTTCCAGAAGATTGCAAGTTTTATCCCGCAGATAAAAAGGATGAGTTGCATAAG TTCCTTTCACTTTTCAAGGAACAAAGGCTTAAGGTGCCTCATTGGCGAAACCAAAGGCCTTACCTTATGGCTCAAAAG GTTGACTTTGTGGCCGACGGTTGCAGTTCAGAACATTGTACCCTTGTCCTTACGGGCTATCTTCGTGCTTGTCGTCTCTCAGTAAATCAGCTG GTACACGTAACTGGTGCAGGGGATTTTCAGTTGCACAAAATTGAACTTCTCAAGGATCCATGTCTGAATGTACGAAAAGTAGGGGACTTCATGGACTCAGAGGGTATAAATGATGCACAA GTTCTGAGGTGCCTTACCCCTGATCCTATGAAGCAAGATTCTTTGGTCATTGAAAATATCCCAGACGTATTGGCAGGAGAACAG ACGTGGCCAACAGAGGCAGAAATGGCTGAAGCTGACAAGTATGAAGAGGAGATGAGGGTGAAAAAGAAAAGGCTTCCTAAGGGCACGTCTGAGTATCAG gCTGCATGGATTATAGATGATTCTGACGATGATTATCCGGACAGTGATGAAGATGGAGGTGATGGTATGGTGGTGGAAGATGGAGAGGCCTGCTCTTCTGATCAGAAAGCAGAGAATGGCTTTGAGTTAGACGAGGATCAGGCTTCACTGAATTTGAGAGATTCTGATGAAGAAACTGACTTAGATTCTTCAATGATG GAAGGTGAGAATTTAACAAAAGAGCAGATTGAGGCTCAAATTCGAAAAATCAAAGAAGCACATGCTGAAGATGAAG AGTTTCCTGATGAAGTGGATACTCCATTAGATGTCCCAGCTCGAAAAAGATTTTCCAAGTACAGAGGTGTCAAATCTATCAGAACCTCTTCGTGGGACCCCAAA GAATCTCTGCCACCTGAGTATTCCAGAATTTTTGCATTTGATAACTTTTCAAGAACGCAAAAGCATGCACTTGCAAAAAGTCTTGGTATGGAGCAAGACACAACTGACTCTGTACCAGTTGGCTCGTATATAAGAGTTTATATCAAGGAAGTTTCAGTAATTGTTGGATCTACGTTATGCAAATTGGTGAAGACCATGCCAATAATATGTTCTGGTCTTCTGCAGCATGAATCTAAAATCTCTGTGCTCCATTTCAG CATTCGGAAGCACGACACATATACTGCTCCTATTAAAGCAAAAGAAGAACTCCTGTTTCATGTCGGCTTCCGCAAGTTTATATCACG ACCTATTTTTTCCGCGGACAGTATCAATGCTAACAAGCACAAAATGGAGAGGTTTCTTCATGCAGGGCGGTTTTCCATCGCTTCAATTTATGCTCCGATTTCTTTTTCATCTCTTCCCTTGATAGCCTTCAAGAGCCAGGGAGAAGATGCCATTCCAACCGTTGCTGCTGTTGGTTCATTGAGAGGTGTAGACCCTGACAGGATTGTTctgaagaaaattattttaactgg TTATCCACAACGAGTATCGAAATCAAAAGCAACCGTGAGATATATGTTTCATAACCCTGAGGATGTGAGATGGTTCAAG CCTGTTGAAGTTTGGACAAAATGTGGTCGTCGCGGGCGCATCAAGGAACCTGTAGGCACACATG GTGCGATGAAATGCATATTAAATGGGGTTCTTCAACAGCACGACCCCGTGTGCATGAGCTTGTTTAAGAGAACGTATCCAAAATGGCCCCAACAATGGTTCCCGTTACAAGGTGCTTGA
- the LOC140970403 gene encoding uncharacterized protein isoform X6 — MHGNGQASPNGFSEESDSNCFIDSFGSQCLSVFRTLGLPSTVVLIRDLPDDLKGKNELKKMCMSELASEFPEDCKFYPADKKDELHKFLSLFKEQRLKVPHWRNQRPYLMAQKVDFVADGCSSEHCTLVLTGYLRACRLSVNQLVHVTGAGDFQLHKIELLKDPCLNVRKVGDFMDSEGINDAQVLRCLTPDPMKQDSLVIENIPDVLAGEQTWPTEAEMAEADKYEEEMRVKKKRLPKGTSEYQAAWIIDDSDDDYPDSDEDGGDGMVVEDGEACSSDQKAENGFELDEDQASLNLRDSDEETDLDSSMMEGENLTKEQIEAQIRKIKEAHAEDEEFPDEVDTPLDVPARKRFSKYRGVKSIRTSSWDPKESLPPEYSRIFAFDNFSRTQKHALAKSLGMEQDTTDSVPVGSYIRVYIKEVSVIVGSTLCKLVKTMPIICSGLLQHESKISVLHFSIRKHDTYTAPIKAKEELLFHVGFRKFISRPIFSADSINANKHKMERFLHAGRFSIASIYAPISFSSLPLIAFKSQGEDAIPTVAAVGSLRGVDPDRIVLKKIILTGYPQRVSKSKATVRYMFHNPEDVRWFKPVEVWTKCGRRGRIKEPVGTHGAMKCILNGVLQQHDPVCMSLFKRTYPKWPQQWFPLQGA, encoded by the exons ATGCATGGAAATGGCCAAG CATCCCCAAATGGATTTTCTGAAGAGAGTGACTCCAATTGTTTTATTGATTCATTTGGATCTCAGTGTCTCTCGGTATTCAGAACACTTGGTCTCCCGAGCACCGTGGTGCTAATTCGG GATCTTCCTGATGACTTGAAAGGAAAAAATGAGCTGAAGAAGATGTGCATGTCTGAGCTTGCTTCTGAGTTTCCAGAAGATTGCAAGTTTTATCCCGCAGATAAAAAGGATGAGTTGCATAAG TTCCTTTCACTTTTCAAGGAACAAAGGCTTAAGGTGCCTCATTGGCGAAACCAAAGGCCTTACCTTATGGCTCAAAAG GTTGACTTTGTGGCCGACGGTTGCAGTTCAGAACATTGTACCCTTGTCCTTACGGGCTATCTTCGTGCTTGTCGTCTCTCAGTAAATCAGCTG GTACACGTAACTGGTGCAGGGGATTTTCAGTTGCACAAAATTGAACTTCTCAAGGATCCATGTCTGAATGTACGAAAAGTAGGGGACTTCATGGACTCAGAGGGTATAAATGATGCACAA GTTCTGAGGTGCCTTACCCCTGATCCTATGAAGCAAGATTCTTTGGTCATTGAAAATATCCCAGACGTATTGGCAGGAGAACAG ACGTGGCCAACAGAGGCAGAAATGGCTGAAGCTGACAAGTATGAAGAGGAGATGAGGGTGAAAAAGAAAAGGCTTCCTAAGGGCACGTCTGAGTATCAG gCTGCATGGATTATAGATGATTCTGACGATGATTATCCGGACAGTGATGAAGATGGAGGTGATGGTATGGTGGTGGAAGATGGAGAGGCCTGCTCTTCTGATCAGAAAGCAGAGAATGGCTTTGAGTTAGACGAGGATCAGGCTTCACTGAATTTGAGAGATTCTGATGAAGAAACTGACTTAGATTCTTCAATGATG GAAGGTGAGAATTTAACAAAAGAGCAGATTGAGGCTCAAATTCGAAAAATCAAAGAAGCACATGCTGAAGATGAAG AGTTTCCTGATGAAGTGGATACTCCATTAGATGTCCCAGCTCGAAAAAGATTTTCCAAGTACAGAGGTGTCAAATCTATCAGAACCTCTTCGTGGGACCCCAAA GAATCTCTGCCACCTGAGTATTCCAGAATTTTTGCATTTGATAACTTTTCAAGAACGCAAAAGCATGCACTTGCAAAAAGTCTTGGTATGGAGCAAGACACAACTGACTCTGTACCAGTTGGCTCGTATATAAGAGTTTATATCAAGGAAGTTTCAGTAATTGTTGGATCTACGTTATGCAAATTGGTGAAGACCATGCCAATAATATGTTCTGGTCTTCTGCAGCATGAATCTAAAATCTCTGTGCTCCATTTCAG CATTCGGAAGCACGACACATATACTGCTCCTATTAAAGCAAAAGAAGAACTCCTGTTTCATGTCGGCTTCCGCAAGTTTATATCACG ACCTATTTTTTCCGCGGACAGTATCAATGCTAACAAGCACAAAATGGAGAGGTTTCTTCATGCAGGGCGGTTTTCCATCGCTTCAATTTATGCTCCGATTTCTTTTTCATCTCTTCCCTTGATAGCCTTCAAGAGCCAGGGAGAAGATGCCATTCCAACCGTTGCTGCTGTTGGTTCATTGAGAGGTGTAGACCCTGACAGGATTGTTctgaagaaaattattttaactgg TTATCCACAACGAGTATCGAAATCAAAAGCAACCGTGAGATATATGTTTCATAACCCTGAGGATGTGAGATGGTTCAAG CCTGTTGAAGTTTGGACAAAATGTGGTCGTCGCGGGCGCATCAAGGAACCTGTAGGCACACATG GTGCGATGAAATGCATATTAAATGGGGTTCTTCAACAGCACGACCCCGTGTGCATGAGCTTGTTTAAGAGAACGTATCCAAAATGGCCCCAACAATGGTTCCCGTTACAAGGTGCTTGA
- the LOC140970390 gene encoding uncharacterized protein, with protein MSRMNTQMKRNDALGWNILWTSQSILKFSKPTSSSLSATSFTPPSYFFIPYPSSELNMLILPERNADENDLKSSLAAGDSKPPNGTLPKSGKGILLEYVQTVEPGFMELFIKRAPQQAVDAMRQTVTNMIGTLPPQFFAVTVITVTENLAQLMYSVLMTGYMFRNTQYRLELQQSLEQVALPEPREKKTSVTETSAPELAKLLYWLMVVGYGIRNIEVCFDMERVLGAPPKLAELPPG; from the exons ATGTCACGCATGAACACGCAAATGAAAAGGAATGATGCCTTGGGATGGAACATTTTGTGGACCAGCCAAAGCATTCTTAAGTTC TCAAAACCCACTTCTTCTTCACTTTCTGCGACGTCTTTTACCCCGCCTTCTTACTTCTTCATCCCTTATCCGTCATCAGAGCTCAATATGTTGATTCTTCCGGAAAGAAATGCTGATGAAAATGACCTCAAGAGTTCCCTTGCTGCCGGCGATTCCAAACCTCCTAATGGAACTCTG CCGAAGAGCGGGAAAGGGATTTTGTTGGAGTATGTGCAAACTGTGGAGCCGGGATTTATGGAATTATTTATCAAAAGGGCTCCTCAGCAG GCAGTTGATGCCATGCGTCAAACAGTGACGAATATGATTGGTACTCTTCCCCCACAATTTTTTGCGGTGACAGTAATCACt GTTACTGAAAATCTGGCACAGCTAATGTATAGTGTCTTGATGACTGGATATATGTTTAGGAACACTCAATACCGGTTGGAATTGCAACAAAGCCTTGAACAAGTTGCTCTTCCCGAGCCACGAGAGAAAAAG ACGAGTGTGACGGAGACGAGTGCTCCAGAACTCGCCAAGCTACTTTATTGGCTTATGGTGGTTGGTTATGGTATTCGGAATATTGAAGTTTGTTTTGACATGGAACGGGTTCTTGGTGCTCCACCAAAACTTGCAGAGCTCCCCCCCGGTTGA
- the LOC140970424 gene encoding lysine histidine transporter-like 8, producing MYKHTERGSMAELIEEGPTTAPPTGSTEISASSMQTQYNSPSLSRKPLLSLIVHPNSAPQPRFRTPNFISPLGSPLRRAIKLTRLDPHDAWLPITESRNGNAFYAAFHTLCAGIGIQALVLPVAFTILGWSWGIISLTVAFAWQLYTFWVLTNLHESAENGIRYSRFLQLFNATFGEKQGKIFALFPILYLSGGTCVALIVVGGSTSKLFYQIVCGGHDCAAKPLTTVEWYLVFTSAAVLLSQLPNLNSIAGVSLLGAVTAIGYCTMMWLVSVTKGRLKGVSYDHVKPSTNTENFFEILNAFGIVAFAFRGHNVTLEIQATMPSSEKKPSRVPMWRGVQAAYFIVALCLYPLAIGGYWAYGDKIPANGGMLSAIYAFHGRDTSQTILGLISIFIIINALSSFQIYGMPMFDDMESKYTNFMKKPCPWWLRAVFRVMFGYGCFFVAVAIPFLGSLAGLIGGIAVPVTFAYPCLMWIRIKKPKKGGFMWCLNWGLGICGMVLSVLLIAAGVYVVIDTGIQVSFFKPH from the exons ATGTACAAACATACAGAGAGAGGATCGATGGCGGAGTTGATCGAAGAAGGCCCGACGACAGCTCCGCCAACTGGTAGCACCGAAATATCCGCCTCTTCCATGCAAACACAGTACAACTCACCTTCACTATCTCGGAAGCCACTGCTCTCGTTAATCGTACACCCGAATTCGGCCCCTCAACCCCGTTTTCGAACTCCGAATTTCATTTCTCCTCTGGGAAGCCCATTGCGAAGGGCGATCAAGCTGACGAGGCTTGATCCTCACGATGCTTGGCTTCCCATCACGGAGTCTAGGAATGGGAATGCGTTCTATGCCGCTTTTCACACACTCTGTGCTGGTATTGGGATCCAAGCCCTTGTGCTCCCTGTTGCCTTCACCATTCTTGGTTG GAGTTGGGGGATCATAAGTCTGACCGTGGCATTTGCATGGCAACTTTACACCTTCTGGGTGCTCACAAATCTACATGAATCCGCGGAAAATGGAATACGTTACAGCAGATTTCTTCAACTCTTCAATGCTACGTTTG GAGAGAAACAGGGAAAAATCTTCGCCCTGTTCCCAATCCTATACCTATCCGGTGGCACATGCGTGGCCCTCATCGTCGTGGGCGGCTCCACCTCGAAGCTCTTCTACCAAATCGTCTGCGGAGGCCACGACTGCGCGGCCAAACCCTTAACCACTGTGGAATGGTACCTGGTCTTCACCTCCGCCGCCGTGCTTCTGTCTCAGCTCCCGAATCTGAACTCCATCGCCGGAGTATCACTCCTCGGCGCTGTTACGGCCATAGGGTACTGCACCATGATGTGGCTCGTGTCTGTTACAAAGGGGAGATTGAAAGGTGTTTCGTATGATCATGTGAAACCGAGTACTAATACGGAAAACTTTTTTGAGATTTTGAATGCGTTTGGGATCGTTGCCTTTGCTTTTAGGGGCCACAATGTTACTCTTGAAATTCAG GCAACTATGCCTTCAAGCGAAAAGAAGCCATCTCGGGTGCCCATGTGGAGAGGGGTCCAAGCTGCATATTTCATTGTTGCGCTATGCTTGTATCCTCTTGCTATAGGAGGATATTGGGCATATGGGGATAAG ATACCAGCAAACGGAGGAATGCTGTCGGCAATCTATGCCTTCCATGGCCGAGACACGTCCCAAACAATCCTTGGATTGATAAGCATATTCATCATAATCAATGCATTAAGCTCATTCCAGATATACGGCATGCCTATGTTTGATGACATGGAATCAAAATACACCAACTTCATGAAGAAGCCATGCCCTTGGTGGCTAAGGGCAGTCTTTAGGGTCATGTTTGGCTACGGATGTTTCTTCGTGGCAGTGGCGATCCCATTTCTTGGAAGTTTGGCTGGATTAATCGGTGGGATAGCTGTTCCTGTGACATTTGCCTATCCATGCCTGATGTGGATCAGGATCAAGAAGCCCAAGAAAGGAGGATTTATGTGGTGTTTGAATTGGGGATTGGGGATTTGTGGGATGGTGTTGAGTGTGTTGCTGATTGCAGCTGGGGTTTATGTTGTGATCGACACTGGGATTCAAGTTAGCTTTTTTAAGCCTCACTAG